GCCGGTGCGCCGCTGCTGGCCCGGTACGACCTGGAGCGCGTACGTGACACGGTGACCCCTCGGGACATCGCCGGGCGTGTGCCCGATCTCTGGCGCTACCACGAGGTGCTCCCGGTACGCGACGAGCGGCACGTCGTCAGCCTCGGTGAGGGGATGACGCCGCTGCTGCCGATGCGCGCGTACGGCCGCCGCGCCGGCCTGACACGGCTGCTCATGAAGGACGAGGGCCTCGTGCCCACGGGCACCTTCAAGGCCCGCGGCGCCGCGGTCGGCGTGTCGCGTGCCGCCGAGCTGGGCGTCAAGGGCGTGGCCATGCCGACCAACGGCAACGCGGGTGCCGCGTGGGCGCTGTACGCGGCGCGGGCCGGGATGGGGAGCCTGATCGCCATGCCGGACGACGCGCCCCCGATCACGATGGCCGAGTGCCAGATCGCCGGGGCGGAGCTGTACCGGGTCGACGGCCTCATCGGCGACGCGGGGAAACTGGTCGGCGCCGCCGTGGGGGAGCGGGCCGGCTACCAGGAGGTCTCCACGCTCAAGGAGCCCTACCGCCTCGAAGGCAAGAAGACCATGGGCTACGAGATCGCCGAGCAGCTCGGCTGGCGGATGCCCGACGTCATCCTGTACCCCACCGGCGGCGGCGTCGGCATCATCGGCATCCACAAGGCGCTGCGCGAGATGCGGGAGCTGGGCTGGGTCGAGGGCGACCTGCCCCGGCTGATCGCCGTCCAGGCCACCGGCTGCGCGCCGATCGTCCGGGCGTTCGAGAAGGGCGCCAGGGAGAGCGAGCCGTTCGCGAACGCCCGTACCGTCGCCTTCGGCATCACCGTGCCCAAGGCGCTGGGCGACTTCCTCGTGCTGGACGCGGTCTATGAGACCGGTGGCACCGCGATCGCGGTCACCGACGAGCAGCTCCTGGCCGCGCAGGCCGAGCTCGCCGAGCTGGAGGGCGCCTTCATCTGCCCCGAGGGCGCGGCCTGCTTCGCCGCGCTCGAGCCGCTGCGGGAGTCGGGCCGGATCGGCGCGGACGAGGAGGTCGTCGTCCTCAACACCGGCACGGGCGTGAAGTACCCCGAGACCGTACGGGTCGACGTGCCGCTGCTCGCCAAAGACGGCCGCATCCCGGGCCGGGGCTGAGAAATTGGATCCGGTCGAGCGCGACCATCCGGGCGGGCGCCGCCGCACCGTCCTCGCCTGCCTGGCGGCCCTCGCCACGCTGGCCACCGCGGCATGCGGCATCCACCCGGCCACCGCGGGGCGGGACCCCGGCACCCTCGTCATCGACACCGCGAACTACCCGTCCACCCTGGACCCCGGCAAGCAGTACGACGCCGACACCTACGCGGTGTACCGCAACATCTTCGACCAGCTCCTGCGCCGGAACCCCAGGACCCAGGCCCTGGTGCCCTGGATCGCCACCTCCTGGCGGCAGACCGACGCGACGACCTGGCGGTTCGCGATCCGCCGCGACGTGAGGTTCAGCGACGGCAGCCCGCTGACCGCCGTGGACGCGGCCTTCAGCATCAACCGGATCCTGGACAAGAAGTTCGCCAGCCAGCAGTTCGCGAACTTCTCGATGATCAGCAAGGCCACCACCGACGGCGCCGACCTGGTCATCCACACCGCACGGCCCGCGCCGACCCTGCTGACGTACCTGACGACCCTGTCGGTGGTCCCGCAGCACTACGTGGAGAAGGCCGGTGAGCAGAAGTTCGCCGCCAAGCCGGTCGGCTCCGGCCCGTACATGCTCGAGTCGGCCACCGCGGGCTCCCAGGTCGCGCTGAAGGCCAACCCGCTCTGGTGGGGCCCGCGTACGAGCGTGCGCGCGGCGGTGTTCCGCGCGGTGCCGAGCGTCGCGAGCCGCGTCGTCGACCTGCAGTCGCGCAAGGCGGACCTGGCCACCACGCTCACGCCCGACGCCGCCGACCAGATCAAGCGCGACCCCAAGCTCGCCGTCCTGTCCACGCCCACCGAGCGGATCGCCTACCTGGCCTTCAACACGATCAAGGGTGGCCCGGCGAACGACCCGCGCGTGCGGCAGGCCATCGCCGCCGCGATCGACTACAACGCGCTGATCAAGAACCTGCAGCGCGGCTACGCCAAGCCGATCAACTCGCTGCTCACCCCGCTGGCGTTCGGCTACGACAAGGCGCTGCCGGACGACCGGTACGACCCGGCCACCGCACGGCGACTGGTCGCCCAGGCGGGCGCCAAGGGCAGGACGGTCGTGATGGACACCTCCCCGTCGTTCAACCCGCAGATCGTGCAGGCGATCCAGGCCGACCTGGCCGCCGTCGGCCTCAAGGTCCAGATCCGCAGCACCGACCAGCCGACGTACCTGAAGAAGGTCCAGGACCCCGGCCACAACTGGGGCTCGCTGCGCTTCGGCCGCTGGTCGTGCGCCTGCCTGGACGCCGACGGCGTGATCTACCCGCTGTTCCACACCGGCGGGATCTGGAGCTCATATACGAACCCGGCCTTCGACAGGCTCGTCGAGCAGGCCCGAACGGTGATCGACCCCAAGCGGCGGACCGCGCTCTACGACGAGGCGTTCCGGATCCTGGCCCGCGACCTGCCCGGCCTGGGCCTGTTCCAGGACTACGCGATCTACGGCGCGAACTCCCGCGTCAGCTGGACCCCGGACGCTCAGGAGAGCTTCTACCTCGACGCGATGAAGGTGCGCAGATGACGGCCGTCCTTCCGCGGCGGCGGCTCGCCGCCCTCCCCGCGACACCGCGCTACCTCGCCGGCCGGATCGGGCAGGCGCTGCTCGCCCTGTTCGGCGTGGTCACGATCGTGTTCTTCGCGCTGCGGCTGTCCGGCGACCCGGCGCGGCTGCTGGTGCCCGAGGGCGCCACGGCCGCCGACATCGAGCGGGTACGCGACCGGCTCGGGCTGAACGACTCGCTCTGGCACCAGTACACGACCTTCCTCGGGCACGCCGTACGCGGCGACCTGGGCTACTCCTACGTGCAGAACCGTCCCGCGACCGCCCTGCTCGCCGAGCGGATCCCCTACACCGCGAACCTGGCGGTCGCCGCGCTGGTCCTGTCGCTGCTCTTCGGCGTCACGGTCGGCGCGGTCACCGCGCTGAGACGCGGCCGCTGGCAGGAGCGCGTGCTGATGCCGATCGTGCTGGCCGGGCAGGCGATGCCGGCGTTCTGGACCGGCCTGCTGCTCGTCCTGGCGTTCTCGGTCGGCCTGCGGTGGCTGCCCTCCACCGGGTACGACGGCCCGCTCTCGCTGATCCTGCCCAGCGTCACGCTCGCCTCGCTCTCGGCCGCCGCCATCGCGCGGGTGACCCGCGGGGCGATGCTCGAACAGCTCGCCCAGGACTACGTGCGCACGGCACGTGCGAAGGGTGCCGGGACCTGGCGGCTGGTCACCCGCCACCTCGCCCGCAACACCGCGATCCCGGTGCTCACCGTCGCCGCCCTGGAGCTGGCGAACCTCCTCGGCGGCGCGGTCGTCACCGAGGTCATCTTCGCCTGGCCGGGACTCGGCCAGCTCACCGTGCAGTCCGTGGCCGCGCGCGACTTCCCGGTGGTGCAGGCGATCGTCCTGCTCGCCTCCGCCGTGTACGTCGTGGTGAACCTGGCCACCGACCTGCTGTACGGCGTCATCGACCGGCGCGTGTCCACCCGAGGAGATAGCGCATGAACGCCAGGTCACGCCTCACCGTCCCCCTCGTGGTGATCGGCCTCTACCTGGTCGTGGCGGTCTTCGCGCCGCTGCTCGCCCCGCATGATCCGAACGCCGTGACGCTCGCGCAGCGGCTGCTGCCGCCCCAGGCGCACCACCTCATGGGCACCGACGCGCTGGGCCGCGACGTGCTGTCCCGCACCATGTACGGCACACGCGTGTCGCTGCTCGTCGCCGCCGCGGCGGTCGTGGTCGCGGGTGTCGTGGGCGTCGCCCTCGGGCTGGTCGCGGGCTGGCGGGGCGGCTGGCTCGGCGCCGTGATCATGCGCGTCGTCGACATCGTGCTTTCCGTCCCGTTCTTCCTGCTGGCCATCCTCGTCGTCGCGGTGCTGGGGCCCAGCCTGGTCAACGTCGTGGTCTGCCTGGCGATGGTGCGCTGGCCGAGGTACGCGCGGGTGGCCTACTCGACGACGCTGCAGACCCGGGGCCGCGGCTTCGTCCGCGCCGCCACCGCGACCGGGGCGCCGGGCCGGTGGATCGTGGTCCGCCACGTGCTGCCCGAGGTGCTGCCCGTGGCGATCGTGGTGGGCACGCTGGAGTTCGGCCTGATGGTGGTCTACGAGGCGTCACTGTCCTTCCTCGGCCTGGGTGTGCAGCCGCCGACCGCCTCCTGGGGCTCGATCCTGTCCGACGGGCAGCAGTACATCGCCACGGCCTGGTGGCTGGCCACGTTCCCCGGCATCGCGCTGTTCGTCCTCGTGCTCGCGGTGAACCTGCTGGGCGACGCCGCGCGCGACCGGCTGGACCCGGAGAAACGCGCGGCCGTCTCACGCCGCCGGCTGCTACGGCGAACCAGGACCGCGGAGGTGACGGCATGAGTTTGGACTACGGGGAGGAGTTCGCCGGCAGGCGGGTGCTCATCACCGGCGCGGCGGGGCTGATCGGACGGTGGACCGCCGAGGCCTTCCACGCGTGCGGCGCCGAGCTGCTGCTGTCCGACGCCCGCGCCGAGCCCCTGGCCGAGCTGGGGGAGACCCTCGGCGCGCACACGGCCGTCGCCGACCTGAGCACCGCCGACGGGGTGGAGCGCCTGCTCGCGGCGGTGGACGGCCGCTGGCCCACGGCCGACATCCTCATCAACAACGCCGGTGTCTACCCGCGCACGCCACTGGCGACGACCGAGCGGGCCGCCGTGGAGCGGATCCTCGACGTCAACGTCGTCGCGCCGTACCAGCTCGCGCGGCACGTCATCGCGACGATGACCCGTACGGGCGTCCGCGGCTGCGTGGTCAACATCGGCTCGGGGGCGGCCCGGCGCACGACACGCACGGGTGGCGTCTACGCCGCGAGCAAGGCCGCGCTGGAGATGCTCACCCGCTGGCTCGCCATGGAGGCGGCCGAGGCGGGGATCCGGGTGAACACGGTCGGCCCCGGCTTCGCGCCCGGCAGTGAGGTCAGCGCCCTGCCCGGCGAGCACGTCGCCAAGATGCGCGCGGCGATCCCGCTGGGCCGTACGTCCGGGCCGCACGACGCGCCGGCGGCGATCCTGTGGCTGTGCTCCGGCGCGGCCTCGTTCGTCACCGGCACCACGCTCGACGTCGACGGTGGCCGCACCGCCGGCGACTTCACCCCGACCGGAGTGAGCGCGACATGACCTATCCATGGCCGGGAGGCACGCGGGCCGCGGTGTGCCTCACGCTGGACTTCGACGGCGAGTCGCCGTACCTGTGGCGCAGCCGGCAGACCCGCGGCCCGGCCGTCGGCGAGCTCGAACAGCGCCGCTACGGCCCGCGCCGCGGCATCGAGAACCTCCTGGCCATGATGGACGGGCTGGGACTGCGGGCGACGGTGTTCGTGCCGGGCTGGATCGCGGCCGAGTACCCCGGACAGGTCGCCGAGGTCCACCGGCGGGGACACGAGCTCGCGCTGCACGGCTGGTGCCACGAGCCGCCCACGAGTCTCACCGCCGACGAGCTGCGCGCGACCCTCGACCGGGCCGCGCGTACCCTCGCCGGGATCAGCGGCGAACGCCCCGCCGGCTACCGCTCCCCGAGCTGGGACATGACCGCGGAGGTGTTCCCCGTCCTGCGCTCGCTGGGCATCGGCTACGACAGCTCCCTGATGGGCGACGACCGGCCGTACGAGGTGGACGGCGTCGTCGAGGTCCCGGTCGACTGGGCGACCGACGACGCCCCGTACTACCGCTACGTCGGCGGCGACCCGCGGCCCCCGACGCCGACCGGCCCGATCCGTGACGCCTGGGCCGCGGAGATCGCCGCCGCCAAGAGGTACGGCACGCTCTGCATGCTCACCGTCCACCCCTGGCTGTCCGGCCGTCCCGCACGTGTCGCGGTGCTGGAGGAACTACTCGCGCCGGTCGTCGCCGATCCCGAGGTGTGCGTTCCGACAGTGCGGGAGCTGGCCGAACACCACCGCACCACGACCGGCGGACGCGCGGTCCCGCTCGAGCGGCTGGGCAGGCCCGCCCATGACTGAGACGGCGTTCCTGAAGCTCAGCGACGTGCGGGTCGACTTCGGCGCCGGCCGCGAGGCGGTGCGTGGCGTCGACCTGACGGCGGACCGCGGCGAGACGGTCGCGCTCGTCGGGGAGTCCGGCTGCGGAAAGAGCCTCACCGCGCTCGCGCTCCTGGGCCTGCTGCCCGAGGGCGCGAACGCCTCCGGGTCGGCCGTGCTCGACGGCACCGAGCTGATCGGCAGGGACGAACGCGCCCTGCGCCGGATCCGCGGCGCCCGCGCCGGGATGGTGTTCCAGGACCCGATGAGCTCGCTCAACCCGACCACCCAGGTGGGCACGCAGATCGCCGAGGTGCTGGCGATCCACACGCGCATGGGCCGCTCCGAGCGGACGCGTCGTGCGGTCGAGCTGATGGAGTCGGTGGGCATCCCGGATGCCGCGGCGCGCGCGAAGCAGATGCCGCACCAGCTGTCCGGCGGGATGCGCCAGCGCGTGATGATCTCGATCGCGCTGGCCGGAGAGCCGGACCTGCTGATCGCGGACGAGCCGACCACGGCGCTCGACGTGACCGTGCAGGCGCAGGTGCTCGCCCTGCTGCGCGAACGCGCCCGCGACACGGTCCTGCTGTTCATCACCCACGACATGGGCGTGGTCGCCGAGATCGCCGACCGGGTCGCGGTGATGTACGCCGGCCGGGTCGTCGAGACCGGTCCGGTCCGCACTCTGCTGGACTCTCCCCGGCACCCGTACACGGCCGCGCTGCTGCGGTCGGTGCCCGACCCCGACCGCCCGATCGCCGGCGAGCTGCCGACCATCCCCGGCCAGGTCCCCGCCGTCGGCGAGTACGTCGAGGGCTGCCCGTTCCGGCCGCGCTGCGTGCACGCGAGCGACCGGTGCCTGACCGGACCCGACCTGACCCCCGCCGGTGACGGCTCCGTCGCCTGCTGGCACCCGATTACGGAGGCCGCGTCATGACAGATGATCTTGTGGTGGCCGAGGGGCTGGTCAAGCGCTATCCCGTCCGTGGGCGCGGCGTGCTCACCGCCGTGGACGGCGTGGGCCTGCGCATCGAACGCGGCACCACGCTCGCGCTGGTCGGAGAGTCGGGCTGCGGCAAGTCCACCACCGGCCGCCTCCTCCTCGCGCTGGAGCGCCCCGACGAGGGCAGGGTCAGCGTGGCGGGCCGGCAGGCGTACGAGCTGGGCCGCCGTGAGCTGCGGACGCTGCGCCGCGCGATGCAGCCGGTGTTCCAGGACCCGTACGACTCGCTCAACGCCCGGATGACCGTCGAGCGGATCGTCGCCGAGCCGCTGCGGGTGCACCACACCGGCGGGGACACGCGCGCCAGGGTGCGTGAGCTGCTGGAGACGGTGACGCTCGCCCCCTCCCTCGCGGACCGCTACCCGCACGAGCTGTCGGGCGGGCAGCGCCAGCGGGTGGCGATCGCCCGCGCGATCGCGCTCGACCCGGAGTTCGTCGTCTGCGACGAGCCCGTCTCCGCGCTGGACGTCTCCGTGCAGGCGCAGGTGGTCAACCTGCTGCGGAGGCTCCAGGACGAGCGCGGCATCACCTACCTGTTCATCAGCCACGACCTGGCCCTGGTGCGCCATCTCGCCCAGCGGGTCGCGGTGATGTACCTCGGCCGGATCGTCGAGGAGGGCACGGCCGCTGAGCTGTTCGCCGACCCGCGCCACCCCTACACCCAGCTCCTGCTGGCCGCCGCCCCGCGCCCGCGCGTGCGCGACCGGCCCGCGGCGGTCACCGCGCTCGGCGAGCCGCCCAGTGCCCTCGGCGGGCACACGGGCTGCGCCTTCGCCCCGCGCTGCCCGCTCGCGACCGACCGATGCCGTACCGAGGACCCGGCGCTGCGGGCACTGCCGGGCGCCGGGAGGAAGGCCGCCTGCCACTACGCCGAGACGGCCCAGGCCGGTGCCGCATGAGCCTCCCGGAGGGCGTGACGATCACCCGGGACGAGTACGGCGTTCCCTCCGTCGAGGCGGAGACCGAGACGCTCGCCTGGTTCGGGCTGGGGTGGGCGGCCGCCGAGGACCGCCTGTGGCAGCTGGAGTACGACCGCCGGCGCGCGCGGGGGAGATGGGCGCAGGTCGTCGGCCCGTCCGCGCTCCCGTCCGACCGGCTGGCGCGCCGGCTCCGCCTGGCCGACGCCGCCGAGCGGGACCTGGCGGCGATGGATCCGGTGACGGCGGCGGCCTTCCAGAGCTACGCCGACGGGGTGAACGCCTTCGTGGGGGAGTCCGGCCTGCCGCCGGAGTACGAGGTCGGCGGAGTCGCCTGGGAGGAGTGGAGCCCGCGGGACTCCGTGCTGGCGTTCAAGATCCGGCATGTGCTGATGGGCGCCTGGCAGTACAAGATCGCCCGAGCGGTGCTGCGCGCCCGGTTCGGCGCGGACGTGGCGGACGCCCTGGACCCGCGCCCGCTCCCCGGCATGCGGGTGACCGTGCCCCCGCTGGGACGCATCCCGCGCGAGGACCCGCGTGCCGCGCTGGTCGAGCGGGCACGCGAGGACGTCGAGGACGCCGCCGGGCACCTGGGCTTCCTCGCGGAGGTGGAGGCCGGATCCAACGCGTGGGCGATCGGACCCGGCCGTACGAGCTCCGGGAAGCCGTTGCTGGTCAACGACTCCCACCGCGGCCTCGACACCCCGAACACCTACTGGCAGGCCCATCTGAGCTGCCCGGAGTTCACCGTGTCGGGCGCCACGTTCCCCGGCCTCCCCGGCTTCCCGCACTTCGGCCACAACGGCCGCGTCGGCTGGGCGATCACCAACGCCGCGGGCGACGCGCAGGACCTGTACGTCGAGCACTTCCGTGCCGGAGGCACGGAGGTGCGCACGGCCACCGGCTGGGAGCCCGTGGTGCCGCGCGAGGAGCGCATCGCCGTACGGGGCGGTGACGAGCACACCGAACTCTGCTGGCAGACCCCGAACGGCCCGGTCGTGCACGGCGACCCGGCCGGTGGCGCGGCACTGTCGCTGCGCTGGACCGCCGCGGACCGCGCCTGCGAGCAGTTCGGCGTGCTCCGGCGGATGCTCGTGGCCGGTGACGTCCGCGCCCTGCTGGACGGGCAGGAGGGCTGGGTCGACCCGCTGAACAACCTGGTCGCCGCCGACGTCGACGGGCACCTGGGCTACCTGCTGCGCGGCGAGCTGCCCGCGCGCGCGAGCCTGGCGCCGGCGCAGGTCCCGGTGCCCGGGTGGGAGAGCGGGTACGCCTGGCGCGGACGGGTGCCGTTCGCGTCGATGCCGAGGTTCGAGGACCCGCCCGAGGGCGTCATCGTGACCGCCAACAACACGGTGACGGCGGCCGAGTACCCGTTCGTCTCCCACTCGATGAACGACTGCTACCGGGTCGAGCGGATCCACGAGCTGGCCGCGTCGGCGGAGGCCGCGGGCGCCGCCGACATGGTCGGCTGGCAGGGCGACACGGTGTCCGTGGCGGCCCGCCGCTGGGCCGGGCTGCTCGCGGGCCGCGGCCCGTACACCGGTGCCGCCGAGCGCGCCCGTTCGGTGATCGCCGCCGGTGGCGGCGACCTGAGCGCCGAGAGCGGCGTCGGCCTGGTGCATGCCTGCTTCCGCCGGGCCCTGGCGCCGCGTGTCCTCGACGCCGAGGTCGGCGCCGCCGCGCGATCCTGGCTGATGGACACCGGCCTGCCCGGCGTACCGGTGCTCCTGCGGCGCTGGTTCGCCGCGCTCACCTGGCCGGGAGAGGACGGCACCTGGCCGGCGGCCGCCCTCGGTGACGGCCTGCTGGCCGGCGCGCTCGAGGCGGCCTGGCACCAGGCGTGCGGCGACGGCGACGCACCGCAGCCCTGGGGGCAGGCGCACCGTACGGCCGCGCGCCATCCGCTGCACCCGGTGGCCGGCGCCCGTCTCGACCCGCCGGACGCGGGGATCGGCGGGGACAACGAGACGATCCAGAACGGCGCGTACGGCTGGGCGGAGGGCACGTCGTTCGCCATCACCAACCTGTCGGTGTACCGGCAGGTGCTGGACTTCGCCGACCTGGACGGGTCGGGCTGGGTCATCCCGGGCGGTGCGTCCGGCCGTCCCGGCGACCCGCACCACGCGGACCAGCTCGAACCCTGGAGCCGGCACCGCCTGGTGCCGATGCGCCGGGGAGCGCGCCGTGACTGACCCCGCCACGGAGCTGGGCAGCCTGGTCCGCTCCGCGTACGAGGCGGTGCGCGAGGCCGTACTGGAGCGGCGGCTGCTGCCCGGCGAGCGGGTGACGGTGCGGCCGTTCGCCGAACGCCTCGGCATCTCGCCGACCCCGGTCAAGGCGGCGCTGGCGATCCTCGAACGCGAGGGGTTCCTCGTCGCGCGCAAGCACTCGGGGTACTTCGTCGCCGAGTTAACGGCCGGCGACATGCGCGACATCTACGAGCTGCGATCCGCGATCGACGCCCTCGCCGCCCGCGACATCGCGCGGACGAGACCGGCCGCGCTACTGGCACGGCTCGGCGAGCTGGTCGAAGGTCAGCGCGCCGCGCTCGCGGCCGGGGACGTGGAGGCCTACGCGGAGCTGGACCGGGAGTTCCACGGGCTCATCTGGCAGGGCTCGGCCAACCGGCGGCTGACGGCCGTCGCGGACCTGCTGGGCGCCCAGCTGCGGCTCGGCCACAACCTGACCATCGCGGTGCCGGGGCGCCCGCAGGCGGGCCTGGAGGAGCACGGCGAGATCATGGACGCGCTGCTCGCCGGTGACACCGCGGCGGCCGAGCAGGCGACCCGCCGTCACGTCGCCCAGGTCATCCGCGCGCTGGAGAGGGTTCTGCCGCGGCGGAGCACCCTGCCCCACGAGGAGGCGGGTGCCTGATCCCGGCACCCGCCCCGCTGCTACCAGGCGAAGGCCTCCGGCGAGGGCCCCGGGCCCGGGAAGATCTCATCCAGGGAGGTCAGGAACTCCTCCGGCAGGTCCAGCCCGAGCGCGCGTACCGCCGAGTCGAGCTGCGCCCGCGTGCGCGGACCCACGATCGGACCGGTCACGCCGGGCCGGCTGAGCAGCCAGGCGAGGCCCACGTCGCCGGCCTCCATGCCGTACTTCTCACAGAGGTCCTCATACACCTGGATCCGCGCCCGCTGCTCCGGGTCGGCGAGCGCCGCCGCCGCGCGTCCACCCTTCGAACGCCCGCGGTCGCCGTCCCGCTCCTTGCGGATCACCCCGCCGAGCAGCCCGCCGTGCAGCGGCGACCACGGGATCACCCCGAGGCCGTACGCCTCCGCCGCCGGGATGACCTCCATCTCCGCGCGGCGCTCCATCAGGTTGTACAGGCACTGCTCGCTGACCAGCCCGAGGGAGGAACGCCGCGCCGCCGCCTCGTTGGCCGCGGCGATGTGCCAGCCCGCGAAGTTGGAGGAGCCGACGTAGAGGACCTTGCCCTGCTGGACCAGGACGTCCATCGCCTGCCAGATCTCGTCCCAGGGGGTCGCCCGGTCGACGTGGTGGAACTGGTAGACGTCGATGTAGTCGGTGCCGAGCCGCTTCAGCGAGGCCTCGACGGACCGGCGGATGTTGACCGCGGACAGCTTGTGGTGGTTGGGCCAGACGTCGCCGTCGCCCGAGGCCATGTTGGCGTTGACCTTCGTCGCCAGCACGGTCTTGTCGCGGCGGCCACCGCCCTGGGCGAACCAGGTACCGATGATCTCCTCGGTACGGCCCTTGTAACTGTGCTCCGCGCCGAAGCCGTAGGCGTTGGCGGTGTCGAAGAAGTTGATCCCCACGTCGTGCGCGGCGTCCATGATCGCGTGGCTGTCGGGTTCGTCGGTCTGCGGACCGAAGTTCATGGTGCCGAGCACCAGACGGCTCACGCTGAGCCCCGTACGTCCTAGCTGCACATAGTCCATGGATCGAGCTAACCAGTTGAAGTGCGCTCAAAGTCAAACCGGCGCCCCGCCTGGCGGGGCGCCTGAGTTGGCGAGTCCACGGACTGACGCGGCTGGACGAACCGGCCGAACTCACCAGGTAAGCCGGCCGGAGGCCGATCCTTTGCGCGATGCGCAGGACGCAAGGATCGGCCCCCGGTGTTCTTGGCGGTCGCGACGTGTCACCAGGCGTGAGCGGTGCAGACCTCGCCCTGGTTCGGGATCGCCAGACACGCTGCCCACGGTCCCCCGAAGTCGCCGACGGTGACGGTGTTGTAGTCACCGCTCGCGGGGAGGGTGCGCAGACCGGTGATGGTGTCGGCGCCGCTCCGGAGGAAGAGCTGGGCGACGCGCCTCCCGCGCCACCCTCCGGCGCCGACAGCGGCGCCCCCGGGGCGAACCGAGGTCGACGCGTTCGCCCGTCGACCCGATGTAAGCAACGGGCGGCTTCAGACCTGCTTCGGCTCCGCTTCATCGACCGGTCCACC
Above is a genomic segment from Actinoallomurus bryophytorum containing:
- a CDS encoding threonine synthase produces the protein MTPSSAYSFLSHLECSRTGERYDADAVQGTSSAGAPLLARYDLERVRDTVTPRDIAGRVPDLWRYHEVLPVRDERHVVSLGEGMTPLLPMRAYGRRAGLTRLLMKDEGLVPTGTFKARGAAVGVSRAAELGVKGVAMPTNGNAGAAWALYAARAGMGSLIAMPDDAPPITMAECQIAGAELYRVDGLIGDAGKLVGAAVGERAGYQEVSTLKEPYRLEGKKTMGYEIAEQLGWRMPDVILYPTGGGVGIIGIHKALREMRELGWVEGDLPRLIAVQATGCAPIVRAFEKGARESEPFANARTVAFGITVPKALGDFLVLDAVYETGGTAIAVTDEQLLAAQAELAELEGAFICPEGAACFAALEPLRESGRIGADEEVVVLNTGTGVKYPETVRVDVPLLAKDGRIPGRG
- a CDS encoding ABC transporter substrate-binding protein, which produces MDPVERDHPGGRRRTVLACLAALATLATAACGIHPATAGRDPGTLVIDTANYPSTLDPGKQYDADTYAVYRNIFDQLLRRNPRTQALVPWIATSWRQTDATTWRFAIRRDVRFSDGSPLTAVDAAFSINRILDKKFASQQFANFSMISKATTDGADLVIHTARPAPTLLTYLTTLSVVPQHYVEKAGEQKFAAKPVGSGPYMLESATAGSQVALKANPLWWGPRTSVRAAVFRAVPSVASRVVDLQSRKADLATTLTPDAADQIKRDPKLAVLSTPTERIAYLAFNTIKGGPANDPRVRQAIAAAIDYNALIKNLQRGYAKPINSLLTPLAFGYDKALPDDRYDPATARRLVAQAGAKGRTVVMDTSPSFNPQIVQAIQADLAAVGLKVQIRSTDQPTYLKKVQDPGHNWGSLRFGRWSCACLDADGVIYPLFHTGGIWSSYTNPAFDRLVEQARTVIDPKRRTALYDEAFRILARDLPGLGLFQDYAIYGANSRVSWTPDAQESFYLDAMKVRR
- a CDS encoding ABC transporter permease; the encoded protein is MTAVLPRRRLAALPATPRYLAGRIGQALLALFGVVTIVFFALRLSGDPARLLVPEGATAADIERVRDRLGLNDSLWHQYTTFLGHAVRGDLGYSYVQNRPATALLAERIPYTANLAVAALVLSLLFGVTVGAVTALRRGRWQERVLMPIVLAGQAMPAFWTGLLLVLAFSVGLRWLPSTGYDGPLSLILPSVTLASLSAAAIARVTRGAMLEQLAQDYVRTARAKGAGTWRLVTRHLARNTAIPVLTVAALELANLLGGAVVTEVIFAWPGLGQLTVQSVAARDFPVVQAIVLLASAVYVVVNLATDLLYGVIDRRVSTRGDSA
- a CDS encoding ABC transporter permease produces the protein MNARSRLTVPLVVIGLYLVVAVFAPLLAPHDPNAVTLAQRLLPPQAHHLMGTDALGRDVLSRTMYGTRVSLLVAAAAVVVAGVVGVALGLVAGWRGGWLGAVIMRVVDIVLSVPFFLLAILVVAVLGPSLVNVVVCLAMVRWPRYARVAYSTTLQTRGRGFVRAATATGAPGRWIVVRHVLPEVLPVAIVVGTLEFGLMVVYEASLSFLGLGVQPPTASWGSILSDGQQYIATAWWLATFPGIALFVLVLAVNLLGDAARDRLDPEKRAAVSRRRLLRRTRTAEVTA
- a CDS encoding SDR family NAD(P)-dependent oxidoreductase produces the protein MSLDYGEEFAGRRVLITGAAGLIGRWTAEAFHACGAELLLSDARAEPLAELGETLGAHTAVADLSTADGVERLLAAVDGRWPTADILINNAGVYPRTPLATTERAAVERILDVNVVAPYQLARHVIATMTRTGVRGCVVNIGSGAARRTTRTGGVYAASKAALEMLTRWLAMEAAEAGIRVNTVGPGFAPGSEVSALPGEHVAKMRAAIPLGRTSGPHDAPAAILWLCSGAASFVTGTTLDVDGGRTAGDFTPTGVSAT
- a CDS encoding polysaccharide deacetylase family protein; amino-acid sequence: MTYPWPGGTRAAVCLTLDFDGESPYLWRSRQTRGPAVGELEQRRYGPRRGIENLLAMMDGLGLRATVFVPGWIAAEYPGQVAEVHRRGHELALHGWCHEPPTSLTADELRATLDRAARTLAGISGERPAGYRSPSWDMTAEVFPVLRSLGIGYDSSLMGDDRPYEVDGVVEVPVDWATDDAPYYRYVGGDPRPPTPTGPIRDAWAAEIAAAKRYGTLCMLTVHPWLSGRPARVAVLEELLAPVVADPEVCVPTVRELAEHHRTTTGGRAVPLERLGRPAHD
- a CDS encoding ABC transporter ATP-binding protein, which produces MTETAFLKLSDVRVDFGAGREAVRGVDLTADRGETVALVGESGCGKSLTALALLGLLPEGANASGSAVLDGTELIGRDERALRRIRGARAGMVFQDPMSSLNPTTQVGTQIAEVLAIHTRMGRSERTRRAVELMESVGIPDAAARAKQMPHQLSGGMRQRVMISIALAGEPDLLIADEPTTALDVTVQAQVLALLRERARDTVLLFITHDMGVVAEIADRVAVMYAGRVVETGPVRTLLDSPRHPYTAALLRSVPDPDRPIAGELPTIPGQVPAVGEYVEGCPFRPRCVHASDRCLTGPDLTPAGDGSVACWHPITEAAS
- a CDS encoding ABC transporter ATP-binding protein, coding for MTDDLVVAEGLVKRYPVRGRGVLTAVDGVGLRIERGTTLALVGESGCGKSTTGRLLLALERPDEGRVSVAGRQAYELGRRELRTLRRAMQPVFQDPYDSLNARMTVERIVAEPLRVHHTGGDTRARVRELLETVTLAPSLADRYPHELSGGQRQRVAIARAIALDPEFVVCDEPVSALDVSVQAQVVNLLRRLQDERGITYLFISHDLALVRHLAQRVAVMYLGRIVEEGTAAELFADPRHPYTQLLLAAAPRPRVRDRPAAVTALGEPPSALGGHTGCAFAPRCPLATDRCRTEDPALRALPGAGRKAACHYAETAQAGAA